A genomic window from Deltaproteobacteria bacterium includes:
- a CDS encoding DUF167 domain-containing protein: MARKIWITVKPQAKKEIVTEISPSEFKVAVREPARDGLANGRVIELLAEYFHIAKSHVSILRGQSARRKLVEID; this comes from the coding sequence ATGGCGCGGAAAATTTGGATCACGGTCAAACCCCAGGCGAAAAAAGAAATCGTCACCGAGATCTCACCGAGCGAATTCAAAGTGGCGGTGCGTGAACCGGCGCGCGATGGGCTCGCCAACGGTCGCGTGATCGAACTGCTCGCCGAATATTTTCACATTGCCAAATCCCACGTCAGCATTCTGCGCGGCCAAAGCGCCAGAAGAAAACTCGTCGAAATCGATTGA
- a CDS encoding CBS domain-containing protein yields MIQGIHRRSNEKPANTEPGMIVGPTEVADVMTSKVVTLSPHHSFSEAANLMNDRFFRHCVVVDSHGQLVGVISDRDILRALARNPNSRTKTLDQIMTQNPVTVRRNTHIVDAVGKIISKRINCLPVVEEDGSVCGIVTSTDLLRSYQQLLDMMHKAR; encoded by the coding sequence ATGATTCAAGGAATTCACCGCAGGAGCAATGAAAAACCAGCAAACACGGAACCTGGAATGATCGTCGGTCCGACCGAAGTTGCCGACGTGATGACTTCGAAAGTTGTCACTCTCAGTCCGCATCACAGCTTTAGCGAAGCCGCGAACTTAATGAATGACCGGTTTTTTCGCCACTGCGTGGTGGTCGATAGCCACGGTCAGCTGGTCGGCGTGATTTCCGATCGCGATATTTTGCGCGCCCTAGCGCGTAACCCTAATTCGCGGACCAAGACGTTGGATCAAATCATGACCCAGAACCCGGTGACGGTTCGACGAAATACGCATATCGTCGACGCTGTCGGTAAAATTATTTCTAAACGGATCAATTGTCTGCCGGTGGTGGAAGAAGACGGCAGCGTGTGCGGTATTGTCACTTCCACCGATCTCCTGCGCTCCTATCAGCAGTTGCTCGACATGATGCACAAAGCGCGCTAA
- a CDS encoding ornithine cyclodeaminase family protein produces the protein MTLILNNDHVQQALNVKECLAVMEESYREQAASRAVNRPTCHSYLPHALPNSTYSFKSVDGGIGKYGVLALRVTSDVVQEQEVHGSVRLEKLPLAGKGMFVGLVQLFSAETGELLAIMPDGFIQQTRVGVTSALGMKVMARRNSQVLGLIGSGGQAKAHYRYMTAVMPIKKVKVYSPNAEHRKAFVAEMEKETGVAGEPVASAEEAARGCDVICSATNSSRPVVKLEWLEPGMHYNSIREFETDLEVLNRCDPIGIHTNFGGILHFQPPGVIDDMPGVRREKPRDWSKYPEICDLIAGKAPSRANDKQITFFLNNVGTGVQFAAMGYCAYKAAKEKGMGQEIPSEWFMQDIKP, from the coding sequence ATGACTCTGATACTCAACAACGATCATGTGCAGCAAGCGCTCAACGTCAAGGAATGCCTGGCGGTGATGGAAGAATCCTACCGCGAGCAAGCGGCCAGCCGGGCCGTCAACCGACCCACTTGCCATTCTTACTTGCCCCACGCCCTGCCGAACTCTACCTATAGTTTTAAATCCGTCGACGGCGGCATCGGTAAATATGGCGTGCTCGCGCTGCGCGTCACTTCCGACGTTGTCCAGGAACAAGAAGTACACGGCTCGGTGCGGCTGGAAAAGTTGCCCCTTGCCGGCAAAGGGATGTTCGTTGGCCTGGTGCAACTTTTCAGCGCTGAGACCGGCGAATTGCTGGCGATCATGCCGGACGGCTTCATCCAGCAAACCCGCGTCGGTGTCACCAGCGCCTTGGGAATGAAAGTGATGGCGCGGCGAAACTCCCAAGTGCTCGGCCTCATCGGCTCCGGTGGCCAAGCCAAAGCGCACTATCGCTACATGACCGCGGTCATGCCGATCAAGAAAGTCAAAGTCTATAGTCCCAACGCCGAGCATCGAAAAGCTTTCGTCGCCGAGATGGAAAAAGAAACCGGCGTCGCCGGCGAGCCGGTGGCGAGCGCCGAGGAAGCCGCGCGCGGCTGCGACGTGATCTGCAGCGCGACCAATTCGTCGCGCCCAGTAGTTAAACTCGAATGGTTGGAACCCGGCATGCACTACAACTCGATCCGTGAGTTCGAGACCGATCTCGAAGTGTTAAACCGCTGCGATCCGATCGGCATCCACACGAATTTCGGCGGCATCCTACACTTCCAACCGCCGGGAGTAATAGACGACATGCCCGGCGTGCGCCGCGAAAAGCCCCGCGACTGGTCCAAGTATCCCGAGATCTGCGATCTCATCGCCGGCAAAGCGCCGAGCCGCGCCAACGACAAGCAAATCACTTTTTTCTTGAACAACGTCGGCACCGGCGTCCAGTTCGCCGCCATGGGCTACTGCGCCTACAAAGCCGCCAAAGAAAAAGGCATGGGCCAGGAAATTCCCAGCGAGTGGTTTATGCAGGATATCAAACCGTGA